In Pseudomonas sp. MTM4, one genomic interval encodes:
- a CDS encoding lipase family protein, which translates to MLKSSKDATIPILNCPLLNYWISFRLVNEHGDGASYAGLSYTLHDSQGQKLEGILSDDGFARVEGCHCGPAILDISAQDTGELDPWYKRLNIRKSFRLPLKALQVAAEQSSSGPRRADGKTYLAEARASQEGARFFRVEVSNFAEARGHLPDADETWKPKPPNIPKRNAGLPEGQPGIVLRVENAHYVLEVKALRAYSPLISRDKEFCALNAYHLAVMSTFAYAPFSEEPTSSDRYESSPPPYTSLGSIGHVLQSQLGRLVKPTQFNTAGPYHLLCEEVPYSKRLEIMPYDPERYTQEAEEGWKNPEDVHFLYDNDSSTQAFITHNDKIMLISVRGTQELLADASLDLDARQVPYERKGQAHRGFYGGFLAVKPFVERYMEAFYTGEQTLIICGHSLGGAIALLLAEWLRCLPTGPDVVLYTYGAPRAGDRAFVQAAQSLTHHRIVNHDDPIPALPLPWMDAEWKLALPGTALLFSSPVVGIVLLLAGLVNLHGDPYEHHGEQRHFMPRKPGGGSEAAILWQPGCALIDEQTCARYVGEIALDGDMPKRIPLWGPHHSSDSGYARAALTTLLRWHDSAEKREGALFTDGEIRDIYAQVRSVQQLLESWQPRSFNEFRWEARRSGDMRFYGKSDLELRAIYADALQKGQHLRNEQEQALSRAQQRLLAQAERVVTQRSVFGEHAGRAEIVELVAQWRALEENQAAEKLAGVSVKTYPAMPRGKSLA; encoded by the coding sequence ATGCTTAAATCAAGCAAGGACGCAACGATACCTATATTGAACTGTCCATTACTCAATTACTGGATCAGCTTTCGTCTCGTGAATGAACATGGCGATGGAGCCTCTTACGCTGGCCTCAGTTATACGTTGCATGACAGTCAGGGTCAGAAGCTTGAAGGTATCTTGAGTGATGACGGATTCGCGCGGGTAGAAGGCTGTCATTGCGGTCCAGCAATCCTGGATATTTCAGCTCAGGATACAGGTGAGTTAGACCCATGGTACAAAAGGCTGAACATTAGAAAATCGTTCAGATTGCCGCTAAAGGCTCTGCAAGTTGCAGCAGAGCAATCGTCCTCCGGGCCGCGTCGTGCCGATGGCAAAACATATCTAGCGGAAGCTCGCGCATCACAAGAGGGTGCGCGTTTTTTTCGAGTCGAAGTTAGCAATTTTGCAGAAGCTAGAGGTCATTTACCTGACGCCGACGAGACATGGAAACCGAAGCCTCCGAACATTCCTAAACGAAATGCAGGTTTACCGGAAGGCCAGCCGGGGATTGTCTTAAGGGTAGAGAACGCTCATTACGTGCTCGAAGTTAAAGCACTGCGCGCCTACAGCCCGCTGATCTCAAGAGATAAAGAATTCTGCGCACTGAACGCTTATCACCTAGCTGTAATGAGCACTTTTGCTTATGCCCCCTTCAGCGAGGAGCCGACATCATCTGACCGTTATGAATCGTCGCCGCCGCCTTACACATCGCTCGGCAGCATCGGACATGTACTGCAGAGTCAATTGGGTCGCCTGGTCAAGCCGACACAGTTCAACACGGCCGGACCCTACCATTTGCTCTGCGAGGAAGTGCCCTACTCCAAGCGCCTGGAGATCATGCCCTACGATCCCGAGCGTTATACGCAAGAAGCGGAAGAGGGCTGGAAGAACCCGGAGGATGTGCACTTCCTTTATGACAATGACTCCAGCACCCAGGCGTTCATCACCCACAACGACAAGATCATGCTGATTTCGGTGCGCGGCACCCAGGAGCTGCTCGCCGACGCTAGCCTTGACCTGGATGCTCGCCAAGTACCCTACGAAAGGAAAGGCCAGGCGCACCGTGGTTTCTACGGCGGCTTCCTGGCGGTGAAGCCCTTTGTCGAACGTTACATGGAGGCGTTCTACACCGGCGAACAGACACTCATCATCTGTGGGCACAGCCTCGGGGGTGCTATCGCCTTGCTGCTGGCGGAATGGCTGCGTTGCCTACCCACTGGCCCCGATGTCGTCCTGTACACCTACGGCGCACCTCGTGCCGGCGACCGTGCGTTCGTTCAGGCTGCTCAATCGCTGACCCACCATCGCATCGTCAATCACGATGATCCCATTCCCGCCTTGCCGCTACCTTGGATGGATGCCGAGTGGAAACTGGCGCTGCCTGGTACTGCGCTGCTTTTCAGCTCTCCGGTGGTGGGCATCGTGTTGTTGCTGGCAGGACTGGTCAATCTGCACGGTGATCCCTACGAGCACCATGGCGAGCAGCGGCATTTCATGCCACGCAAGCCGGGCGGCGGGAGCGAGGCGGCCATTCTCTGGCAGCCGGGCTGTGCACTTATCGACGAGCAAACCTGCGCGCGCTACGTGGGTGAGATCGCCCTCGACGGGGATATGCCCAAACGCATTCCGCTGTGGGGACCTCATCATTCCAGCGATAGCGGCTACGCTCGGGCTGCCCTGACGACGCTGCTGCGCTGGCATGACAGCGCCGAGAAACGTGAAGGAGCATTGTTCACCGATGGTGAAATACGCGATATCTACGCTCAGGTAAGGAGCGTCCAGCAACTCCTGGAGAGCTGGCAGCCACGCTCCTTCAATGAGTTCCGTTGGGAGGCCCGGCGCAGCGGCGACATGCGTTTCTATGGCAAAAGTGATCTGGAGCTACGCGCCATTTATGCCGACGCGCTCCAGAAAGGCCAACATCTTCGTAACGAGCAGGAGCAGGCCCTCTCACGTGCACAGCAGCGCTTGCTGGCCCAAGCCGAGCGCGTCGTGACGCAGCGCAGCGTATTTGGCGAGCATGCGGGGCGAGCGGAAATAGTCGAGCTGGTTGCGCAATGGCGGGCCCTTGAAGAAAACCAAGCGGCGGAGAAGCTGGCTGGGGTCAGTGTCAAAACTTACCCAGCTATGCCTAGAGGCAAATCGCTCGCCTAA
- the yegQ gene encoding tRNA 5-hydroxyuridine modification protein YegQ gives MPRSHPELLSPAGTLKSMRYALAYGADAVYAGQPRYSLRVRNNEFDHANLKLGIDEAHALGKQFYVVVNIAPHNAKLKTFIRDLEPVVAMGPDALIMSDPGLIMLVRQHFPEMIIHLSVQANAVNWATVKFWHQQGVSRVILSRELSLEEIGEIREQVPGMELEVFVHGALCMAYSGRCLLSGYINKRDPNQGSCTNACRWEYKTHEAKENELGEVVHQYEPIAVQRAEPTLGVGKPTDELFLLEDSSRPGEFMEVSEDEHGTYIMNSKDLRAVQHVERLVRMGVRSLKIEGRTKSHYYVSRTAQVYRKAIDDTLAGKPFDKSLMDTLESLAHRGYTEGFLRRHVHDEYQNYERGFSLSERQQFVGELTGELRNGLAEVKVKNRFAVGDKLELMTPQGNLNLRLEALENKRGEAIKVAPGDGHTVYLPVPEDIDLRYGLLMRELQGGTTRG, from the coding sequence ATGCCCCGCTCGCACCCTGAACTGCTATCGCCCGCCGGCACCCTGAAATCTATGCGCTACGCCTTGGCCTACGGCGCCGACGCTGTGTATGCCGGTCAGCCGCGCTACAGCCTGCGGGTACGCAACAACGAGTTCGACCATGCCAACCTCAAGCTCGGCATCGACGAGGCGCACGCGCTGGGCAAGCAGTTCTACGTGGTGGTCAACATCGCCCCGCACAACGCCAAGCTGAAGACCTTCATCAGGGACCTGGAGCCGGTGGTGGCGATGGGGCCGGACGCGCTGATCATGTCCGATCCCGGCCTGATCATGCTGGTTCGCCAGCATTTCCCCGAGATGATCATTCATTTGTCGGTGCAGGCCAACGCGGTGAACTGGGCCACGGTGAAGTTCTGGCACCAGCAGGGCGTGAGCCGGGTGATCCTCTCGCGCGAGCTGTCGCTGGAGGAGATCGGCGAGATTCGCGAGCAGGTGCCGGGCATGGAGCTGGAGGTGTTCGTCCACGGCGCGCTGTGCATGGCCTATTCCGGCCGCTGCCTGCTCTCGGGCTACATCAACAAGCGCGACCCCAACCAGGGCAGCTGCACCAACGCTTGCCGCTGGGAATACAAGACTCACGAGGCGAAAGAAAACGAACTCGGCGAAGTAGTGCACCAGTACGAGCCGATCGCCGTGCAGCGCGCCGAACCAACCCTCGGCGTGGGCAAGCCCACCGACGAGCTGTTCCTGCTGGAGGATTCCAGCCGCCCCGGCGAGTTCATGGAAGTCAGCGAGGACGAACACGGCACCTACATCATGAACTCCAAGGACCTGCGCGCCGTGCAGCATGTCGAGCGCCTAGTACGGATGGGCGTGCGTTCGCTGAAGATCGAGGGCCGTACCAAGAGCCATTACTACGTCTCGCGTACCGCCCAGGTCTACCGCAAGGCCATCGACGATACGCTGGCGGGCAAGCCGTTCGACAAGTCGCTGATGGACACCCTCGAATCCCTCGCCCACCGCGGCTACACCGAAGGCTTCCTACGCCGCCACGTGCATGACGAATACCAGAACTACGAACGCGGCTTCTCGCTCTCCGAACGCCAGCAGTTCGTCGGCGAACTGACCGGCGAACTCCGCAACGGCCTGGCCGAAGTGAAGGTGAAGAACCGCTTCGCCGTCGGCGATAAGCTGGAACTGATGACACCACAAGGCAACCTCAACCTGCGCCTGGAAGCACTGGAGAACAAGCGCGGCGAAGCCATCAAGGTCGCTCCCGGCGATGGCCACACCGTCTATCTGCCAGTGCCGGAAGATATAGATCTGCGATATGGGCTATTGATGCGTGAGTTGCAGGGTGGGACGACGAGAGGGTGA
- a CDS encoding DUF2243 domain-containing protein: MSAKPVDARGSLIATIFLGIGLMAAVDEIVFHQILAWHHFFDRSTPAISLLSDGLLHAAELLMLAAGFYLFVKLSRERAVSRLHAWAGLFFGAGGFQLFDGIVDHKLLRLHQVRYVDNLLPYDLAWNGFGILLLVIGVVIWRRAGASRPTRRPGA, encoded by the coding sequence GTGAGTGCCAAGCCTGTCGATGCCAGGGGCAGCCTGATCGCAACGATCTTTCTCGGGATCGGCCTGATGGCAGCGGTCGATGAGATCGTCTTTCATCAGATCCTCGCCTGGCACCACTTCTTCGATCGCTCGACGCCTGCCATCTCGCTTCTGTCCGATGGTTTGTTACATGCAGCCGAGCTGCTGATGCTAGCGGCCGGGTTCTATCTGTTCGTCAAGCTGAGCCGCGAACGAGCTGTCTCGCGCCTACATGCCTGGGCCGGTTTGTTCTTTGGCGCAGGCGGCTTCCAGCTGTTCGATGGCATCGTCGATCACAAGCTGCTGCGTCTGCATCAGGTGCGGTATGTCGACAATCTCTTGCCGTACGATCTAGCCTGGAATGGCTTTGGCATTTTGTTATTGGTGATTGGCGTGGTGATCTGGCGACGCGCCGGCGCCAGCCGACCGACTCGCAGGCCGGGCGCCTAG
- a CDS encoding cytochrome c oxidase assembly protein, protein MAHDAHLLTLAGAFVLVMLTLNLWFAYVLGVYRQRRRRKVWSCSRLVSFTFGCVLLVFALSPPMLEWGHADLRGHMSQHLLLGMFAPIALMLGAPGTLLLRSVPATTARRIMEIASTRPVRCLTHPIAALLLDIGALYLLYLTPLYRLSFSEPLLHLWLHVHFVLAGYLFSWSIAGSDPAPYRPGMRVRLAVLFVATAAHAVLGKLMYAYGFPRNAGHDLAEIEAAAQLMYYGGDFAELLLAIVFFAAWYRRRRMPDAVSEWQTANRRA, encoded by the coding sequence ATGGCGCACGACGCCCATCTACTGACACTGGCGGGTGCCTTCGTACTGGTGATGCTGACGCTGAACCTGTGGTTCGCCTATGTGCTCGGTGTGTATCGCCAGCGCAGGCGCCGCAAGGTCTGGAGTTGCTCGCGGCTGGTCAGCTTCACGTTCGGCTGTGTTTTGCTGGTCTTCGCACTTTCGCCGCCTATGCTCGAGTGGGGTCATGCCGACCTGCGCGGGCACATGTCGCAGCACCTGCTGCTTGGGATGTTCGCGCCTATCGCGCTGATGCTCGGTGCGCCGGGTACATTGCTGCTGCGTAGCGTGCCGGCGACGACTGCGCGGCGCATCATGGAGATTGCCAGTACCCGACCGGTGCGCTGCCTGACTCATCCGATTGCCGCGCTGCTATTGGATATTGGTGCGCTCTATCTGTTGTATCTCACACCGCTCTACCGGCTGAGCTTCAGCGAGCCGCTGTTGCACCTGTGGTTGCATGTGCATTTCGTGCTGGCTGGTTACCTCTTCAGCTGGTCGATCGCCGGGTCTGATCCCGCGCCATATCGGCCAGGCATGCGGGTGCGGCTGGCGGTACTGTTCGTCGCCACGGCCGCTCACGCCGTGCTCGGCAAGCTGATGTATGCCTACGGTTTTCCACGGAATGCAGGCCACGACCTGGCAGAAATCGAAGCAGCCGCGCAATTGATGTATTACGGCGGTGACTTCGCCGAGCTGCTGCTGGCCATCGTGTTCTTTGCCGCCTGGTATCGGCGACGCCGAATGCCCGATGCGGTCAGCGAATGGCAGACGGCAAACCGCCGGGCCTAG
- a CDS encoding aspartate kinase, with translation MHTVEKIGGTSMSRFDELLDNIFIGQREGTQLYQRVFVVSAYSGMTNLLLEHKKTGEPGVYQRFADAQNEGAWLDALQSVRQRMLEKNAELFLGDFERHAADQFINSRIDDARECMSSLQRLCAYGHFQLGEHLMKVREMLASLGEAHSAFNAVLALKHRGINGRMVDLTGWHCDSPLPFEEMVRESFEGVDLSRELVIATGYTHCSEGLMNTFDRGYSEITFAQIAAATGAREAIIHKEFHLSSADPNLVGADKVVTIGRTNYDVADQLSNLGMEAIHPRAAKTLRRAGIELRIKNAFEPQHAGTLISQDYKSERPCVEIIAGRKDVFGIEVFDQDMLGDVAYDIEITKLLKQLKLYVVNKDSDANSITYYASGSRKLINRAANLIEERYPAAEVTVHNVAIVSAIGSDLKVKGILAKTVAALAGAGISIQAIHQSIRQVEMQCVVNEEDYDAAIAALHRALIEPENHGDVIAAA, from the coding sequence ATGCATACCGTAGAAAAGATCGGCGGCACCTCCATGAGCCGCTTCGACGAGCTACTCGACAACATTTTTATTGGCCAGCGTGAAGGCACCCAGCTGTACCAGCGGGTCTTCGTCGTTTCGGCCTACAGCGGCATGACCAATCTGTTGCTGGAGCATAAGAAAACCGGCGAGCCGGGCGTCTACCAGCGCTTCGCCGACGCTCAGAATGAAGGCGCCTGGCTCGATGCGCTACAGAGCGTTCGCCAGCGCATGCTGGAGAAGAACGCCGAGCTGTTCCTCGGCGACTTCGAGCGCCACGCCGCCGACCAGTTCATCAACTCGCGCATCGACGATGCCCGCGAATGCATGAGCAGCCTGCAGCGTCTGTGCGCTTACGGCCACTTCCAACTCGGCGAACACCTGATGAAAGTGCGCGAAATGCTCGCCTCGCTGGGCGAAGCGCACAGCGCCTTCAACGCCGTGCTGGCACTCAAGCACCGCGGCATCAACGGGCGCATGGTCGACCTGACCGGCTGGCACTGCGACTCGCCGTTGCCCTTCGAGGAGATGGTGCGCGAGAGCTTCGAAGGCGTCGACCTGAGCCGCGAGCTGGTCATCGCCACCGGCTACACCCATTGCAGCGAAGGCCTGATGAACACCTTCGACCGCGGCTACAGCGAGATCACCTTCGCCCAGATCGCCGCCGCCACCGGCGCGCGCGAGGCGATCATCCACAAGGAATTCCACCTCTCTTCCGCCGACCCGAACCTTGTCGGCGCCGACAAGGTGGTGACCATCGGCCGCACCAACTATGACGTGGCTGACCAGCTGTCCAATCTCGGCATGGAGGCGATCCATCCGCGCGCCGCCAAGACCCTGCGCCGCGCCGGCATCGAGCTGCGCATCAAGAATGCCTTCGAGCCGCAGCACGCCGGCACGCTGATCAGCCAGGACTATAAGAGCGAGCGGCCCTGCGTCGAGATCATCGCCGGACGCAAGGACGTCTTCGGCATCGAGGTGTTCGATCAGGACATGCTCGGCGACGTGGCCTACGACATCGAGATCACCAAGCTGCTCAAGCAGCTCAAGCTCTACGTCGTCAACAAGGACTCGGACGCCAACAGCATCACCTACTACGCCTCCGGCTCGCGCAAGCTGATCAATCGCGCGGCCAACCTGATCGAGGAGCGCTATCCGGCGGCGGAAGTCACGGTGCACAACGTCGCCATCGTCTCGGCCATCGGTTCGGATCTCAAAGTCAAAGGCATCCTCGCCAAGACCGTTGCGGCGCTGGCCGGTGCCGGCATCAGCATCCAGGCGATCCACCAGTCGATTCGCCAGGTGGAGATGCAGTGCGTGGTCAACGAGGAGGATTACGACGCCGCCATCGCCGCCCTGCACCGCGCGCTGATCGAGCCGGAAAACCACGGTGACGTGATAGCTGCGGCGTAA
- the thpD gene encoding ectoine hydroxylase — MSTSQADLYPSRQEDQPSWQERLDPVVYRNDMANAPVPAELIERFERDGYLVIPNLFSAEEVAFFRDELERMRQDPAVAESGKTIKEPDSGAIRSVFAIHKDNALFARIAADERTAGIARFILGGNIYVHQSRMNFKPGFTGKEFYWHSDFETWHTEDGLPRMRTLSCSILLTDNEPHNGPLMLVPGSHKHFVRCVGTTPENHYEKSLRKQEFGVPDHDSLTRLAEQHGIDTATGPAGSALFFDCNTMHGSNSNITPSARSNLFYVYNHVDNAAQAPFCGLAPRPDFVAEREDFTPLQIQPQRYL, encoded by the coding sequence ATGAGCACCTCGCAAGCTGACCTGTATCCCTCGCGCCAGGAGGATCAGCCCAGCTGGCAAGAACGGCTGGACCCGGTCGTCTACCGTAACGACATGGCCAATGCGCCGGTCCCGGCCGAGTTGATCGAACGCTTCGAGCGTGACGGTTATCTGGTCATCCCCAATCTCTTCAGCGCCGAGGAAGTCGCGTTTTTCCGCGACGAACTCGAGCGCATGCGCCAGGATCCGGCCGTTGCCGAATCCGGCAAGACCATCAAGGAACCCGACAGCGGTGCGATCCGCTCGGTGTTCGCCATTCATAAAGACAACGCGCTGTTTGCCCGAATCGCTGCCGACGAGCGGACCGCCGGGATCGCCCGCTTCATTCTCGGCGGCAACATCTATGTCCACCAGTCGCGGATGAACTTCAAGCCCGGCTTCACCGGCAAGGAGTTCTACTGGCATTCGGATTTCGAAACCTGGCACACCGAGGACGGCCTGCCGCGCATGCGCACCCTCAGCTGCTCGATCCTGCTGACCGACAACGAGCCGCATAACGGCCCGCTGATGCTGGTCCCCGGTTCGCACAAGCACTTCGTCCGCTGCGTGGGCACGACGCCGGAAAACCACTACGAAAAGTCCCTGCGCAAGCAGGAGTTCGGCGTACCGGATCACGACAGCCTCACCCGGCTGGCCGAGCAGCATGGCATCGACACCGCCACCGGCCCGGCGGGCAGTGCGCTGTTCTTCGACTGCAACACCATGCACGGTTCGAACAGCAACATCACACCCAGCGCGCGCAGCAATCTGTTCTATGTCTACAACCATGTGGATAATGCTGCCCAGGCGCCGTTCTGCGGGCTTGCACCACGCCCCGACTTCGTTGCCGAGCGTGAGGATTTCACGCCGCTGCAGATCCAGCCACAACGCTATCTCTGA
- a CDS encoding ectoine synthase, with protein MIVRTLAECEQSNRKIVTETWDSTRMLLKDDKMGFSFHITTIFANTETHIHYQNHLESVYCISGNGEIETVADGKIYKIEAGTLYILDKHDEHLLRGGSEDMKMACVFNPPLNGKEVHDDSGVYPLEAETVV; from the coding sequence ATGATCGTACGTACTCTTGCCGAATGCGAGCAGTCCAACCGCAAAATTGTCACCGAAACCTGGGACAGCACCCGCATGCTGCTCAAGGACGACAAGATGGGCTTCTCCTTTCACATCACCACCATCTTCGCCAACACCGAGACGCACATTCACTACCAGAACCATCTGGAATCGGTGTACTGCATCAGCGGCAACGGCGAGATCGAGACCGTTGCCGACGGCAAGATCTACAAGATCGAGGCCGGCACCTTGTACATCCTCGACAAGCACGACGAGCACCTGCTGCGCGGCGGCAGCGAGGACATGAAGATGGCCTGCGTCTTCAACCCGCCGCTTAACGGCAAGGAAGTTCATGACGACAGCGGTGTCTATCCGCTGGAGGCCGAAACCGTCGTCTAA
- the ectB gene encoding diaminobutyrate--2-oxoglutarate transaminase: MKTFELHESGVRSYCRSFPVVFKQARGAELITRDGKSYIDFLAGAGTLNYGHNHPVLKQALLDYISDDGITHGLDMYSDAKERFLETFSRLILKPRNMDYVMQFTGPTGTNAVEAALKLARKVTGRNNVISFTNGFHGCSIGALAATGNKHHRGAAGVPLTDVSRMPYANYFGDKVNTIGMMDKLLTDPSSGIDKPAAVIVEVVQGEGGLNAASAEWVRKLEKLCRKHEMLLIIDDIQAGCGRTGSFFSFEEMGIKPDMITLSKSLSGFGLPFAMVLLRKELDQWNPGEHNGTFRGNNHAFVTAAAALEHFWQDDEFAKSVQAKGKRIADGMHKIVRRYGPDSLFVKGRGMMIGISCPDGDTAAAVCRHAFENGLVIETSGAHSEVVKCLCPLVISEEQIDKAMSILDKAFAAVMSDQDTNQAAS; this comes from the coding sequence ATGAAAACTTTCGAACTGCACGAATCCGGCGTTCGCAGCTACTGCCGATCCTTTCCCGTGGTCTTCAAACAGGCGCGTGGCGCCGAGCTGATCACCCGCGACGGCAAGTCCTACATCGACTTTCTCGCGGGTGCCGGCACGCTCAACTACGGCCACAACCATCCGGTGCTCAAGCAGGCGCTGCTCGACTACATCAGCGACGACGGCATCACTCATGGCCTGGACATGTACTCCGATGCCAAGGAGCGTTTCCTCGAGACCTTCAGTCGCCTGATTCTCAAGCCGCGCAACATGGACTACGTCATGCAGTTCACCGGACCGACCGGTACTAACGCAGTTGAAGCCGCGTTGAAGCTGGCGCGCAAGGTGACCGGTCGTAACAACGTCATCAGCTTCACCAATGGCTTCCACGGCTGCAGCATCGGCGCCCTGGCGGCGACCGGCAACAAGCATCACCGCGGCGCCGCTGGCGTACCGCTGACCGACGTCAGCCGCATGCCTTACGCCAATTACTTCGGCGACAAGGTCAACACCATCGGCATGATGGACAAGCTGCTCACCGACCCGTCCAGCGGCATCGACAAGCCCGCCGCGGTGATCGTCGAAGTGGTACAGGGTGAAGGCGGTCTGAACGCCGCGTCCGCCGAATGGGTGCGCAAGCTGGAAAAACTCTGCCGCAAGCACGAGATGCTGCTGATCATCGACGATATCCAGGCTGGCTGCGGCCGCACCGGCAGCTTCTTCAGCTTCGAAGAAATGGGCATCAAGCCGGACATGATCACCCTCTCCAAGTCACTGTCGGGCTTCGGCCTGCCGTTCGCCATGGTGCTGCTGCGCAAGGAGCTGGACCAGTGGAACCCCGGCGAGCACAACGGCACTTTCCGCGGCAACAACCACGCCTTCGTCACCGCAGCCGCCGCCCTGGAACATTTCTGGCAGGACGACGAGTTCGCTAAAAGTGTTCAGGCCAAGGGCAAGCGCATCGCCGATGGCATGCACAAGATCGTCCGCCGCTATGGCCCGGATTCGCTGTTCGTCAAAGGCCGCGGAATGATGATCGGCATCAGCTGCCCGGATGGCGACACCGCCGCCGCGGTCTGCCGCCATGCCTTCGAGAACGGTCTGGTGATCGAGACCAGCGGCGCCCACAGCGAAGTGGTCAAGTGCCTCTGCCCGCTGGTGATCAGCGAAGAGCAGATCGACAAGGCCATGAGCATTCTGGACAAGGCTTTTGCCGCCGTGATGTCCGACCAGGACACCAATCAAGCTGCTTCTTGA
- the ectA gene encoding diaminobutyrate acetyltransferase, whose protein sequence is MSVPTVTLRRPTDGDGYPLHELVARCQPLDTNSVYCNLLQCSDFADTSIAAADADGRLVGFISGYRPPSRPDTLFVWQVAVDASMRGQGLALRMLMALIARVAREQDVRYLETTISPDNGASRALFKKAFAKLGADYSTRTLFARAEHFAGKHEDEVLYRAGPFAAPHSEEELEENA, encoded by the coding sequence TTGAGTGTTCCTACCGTAACGCTCCGTCGCCCCACCGACGGCGACGGTTATCCCCTCCATGAGCTGGTAGCGCGCTGCCAACCTCTGGACACCAATTCGGTGTACTGCAACCTGCTGCAATGCTCCGATTTCGCCGATACCTCCATTGCCGCCGCCGATGCGGATGGCCGATTGGTAGGTTTCATTTCTGGTTACCGCCCGCCTTCCCGCCCGGACACATTGTTCGTCTGGCAGGTCGCGGTTGACGCGTCGATGCGCGGCCAAGGTCTGGCTCTGCGCATGCTGATGGCCCTGATCGCACGGGTCGCCAGAGAACAGGACGTGCGCTATCTGGAAACCACCATCTCGCCGGACAACGGGGCATCACGGGCGCTGTTCAAAAAGGCTTTCGCCAAGCTCGGAGCCGACTACAGCACCCGCACCTTGTTCGCCCGCGCTGAACATTTCGCCGGCAAGCACGAAGATGAAGTGCTCTACCGCGCCGGTCCGTTCGCCGCACCCCATTCAGAAGAAGAATTAGAGGAAAACGCATGA